The genomic segment attggACTctaatttgaactaaaaaaaactaaattatactaaaaaaaagtttaaagataaaattgaaaattttaaaaaataatattattgtaatgcataataaaatataagagaatAACCAATAAAGTCTTGTTCAATAAAAACACCGTCATTTAACTTTAtacttaatataattattcattgGTATTACAAATTCAATCTGACCCCATATCTGATGCGtatcacatttattttcttgccaAAGACATCATAATGGTTTGTTCCATCACTCAATGCAAAAGGTTGAAGCACACAATATGTATACAATGACCAGCTCTGCTTCATTCTGAGAACTTTCTGGAACCTGAGACGATCGAAATATTctgatttaaatcattttgaaataggctagaaaaattcaaaagtaaagAACTATAACTAAAAGAAGGAAATATCCCGAGAAacaattgattatatatatatatatatataactccgTTGCACTTACATTTGTTTCAtcccaattaattcaatttttagtGCAtaatcatgatttgttttagtcCTAGAAAACAATTGCatgtatatttattgttttgcattattttttttacttgaaccGGCATGGCCTAAATAActagttaatttataattgtttaagGTGTTGTTTGGAATTGTATTCCAAAcagtgttttataaaaatttaaatattttttatttaaaagtaattttttttatattttgaaattattttaatttgttgatattaaaaataaaaaatattattttaatatattttaaaaaaatattttaaaaaacaaatagtatcATGATAACAAACATTACCTAAGCCAAAGACAGCTGTGTAAATTAAACCATATGTCCAATGGATTCCCTTGCCCTACAAGCTCCCTTCCAACCGAACGGCTGTGTAAATTAAACCATATGTCCAATGGATTCCCTTGCCCTACAAGCTCCCTTCCAACCGAACGATGTCCATCCGAATTTAAGCTAGTTTACTACTATCTtttcacacttttttttatggagtAGTACAAGTAATTGATGGGTCCAATTTGCAACACCAGGCCAACCATAAGCTATTATTTCTCATTATATTTTCCTGTTAAAGTCACCCATTATCTTGATTTAACCTTACTTAAACATCTCTTTAGCTCATAAATTAATGTGTGGTTTAGGCCCAAAGCCACCTAAACCTGTCGAGATTGATGACACTTAAAACAGAGGTCACAGTAACTCGCaaagcaaaatatattttttgtaccTATCACAGTGAGGTATCGTCACCCTTTTGTACGATAAATTCAATTGCTTGATTAGATGTGAGTTGCAGACCGCTGTGTTTTTGCTTAGACGCCACAAAATTCCAGCAAAATGGCCCCCCCGCTCCCTATTTATCAAGGCATAATCCGTGTGATTAGTGATATTACTTAGAGACGGGTTCTGCCTCTAATCTCAAATTCTGGTTGGCATTGCTCTAGTTAACAGGTTGAGCCCACGAGATGACAATTAACCAACTTATTCCATCTACCTTGCTATAGTTGTTAGTATATGACATATGCACTAACTTCCACGTACGATCATGTGCATTTTGATGGCTCAATACCCtactaaaattaacaaatataaatggaagcatgataaaagaaatttattggtatatgaagatgatttttattgatagaattttttacttttatatttatcGATAAACACTGATAAAAAATTCTCTTAGTTTATAATGAAGGaattacagtaaaaaaataaaaaagcttaacAGTACAataatgtataacttttattgatgacattaccgatgaaattaccTGACAGTTATGTCCATAAATATACCAATAGAAAAATTTTATTGGTATATATCGAGAGAATTATAAAGGGAATTacaatatgatttaaaaaagacaaatcgTATGGTGACGAgatatttttaccaaaaaaataactgaCAGAGTTacaaaatgaataattttgttggtaataTTTAAATACTTATGACCTAGTGATCAACCATTATCTTTCCCTtcatcatttcttcttctttcttatgcattttttttttgtaacaagcAACCAACTCATTTCCTTCCTAAACTCAACACAATCTAACCTCCCATAATAAATCCAGCCATCACAACACTCAGTTTATCACCATTCGTGTTctgattcaaaattttaatgagGATTCTCCATTCtaagtaagtaaatctatcctttttttatttgaaatcaattttaaaatgttattttttatatttttatagtatatgtatttgtttgggtgtttactcattttatagttttttctcatacaaatttgttgtatgaatttataatttgtacgtgttagggtttgttttagattttgtaaaattatatttgtttgtatttgatgaaacttattttgaatttttaactttggtgttttgtgatgaaataaatagtAACTTATTTAACGAatctgttttatattttgttaatattattgcCTAGTTAAATTTTTTGGTAAATATGTAGACATTTgaatttatgtagataattgataattaattaagagtaatattaaaatagattgaataagtttgagctaaatcaattttttgcaaatttatttagttaatgtagttaattaatatatgttgtcatcattattttatataggtttgatataagtaatgcATGATTGTTCATGGATGTATAGAGATTCATCCTAAGTTCTCGATCTAGATGTTGCAACAATATATCTTCTATGAAAAgagtttatgaaaaaatacttatgttggtatgcacacagagaaccatatgttcctcaCGATATCATGATAGAAAGGATAATTGGatcaacttctagttctagcaaCGTGCAAGAAGTTGTAGATGATAATAGCaatccttataggaatatggttaGGGATGCGATGGAAATGAATCAAAGTTATGTCGGTCAATGTCCAATCctagatgaagaacctaatgAAGACGCGACtaagttttttaatcatttgaaagattttgatgaattattatGGGATGATTACATAAATCATAGTAAATCAATTGTTGCACAAGTATTCACCATTAAGTCAGATCATAGGTTGAGTGATGTCAGTTATGACAGAATTGTTGAATAGGCGATAAATATTTTTACCTAAAGGGAACAgactaaaaaagaattttgatgCTACttagtccatgatgaaacccttcGGTCTAGGATACTAGAGAATTAACACGTGTCCAAACTTCTATATGTTATATTCCCTTGAAAATACATAGCTGACCGAGTGCAGAACATGTGGGCATTCTTATTATAAACTCATGACTAGCAGGGGAAGGACATGACATGGCATGACATCAATCACATGATGTTGTGAAAGGAGTGATGATGCACCCTTTCGATAGTGAAGCCTGTAAACACTTGAACAATATGCATCCTTAGTTTTTAAAAGGAATGAATGTTTTGGGTTATGTACAGAAAGATTCAATCCATTCGAGTCATTTtatgctccttattcttgttggctagTGATACTCACAATTTATAATTTGCCATCGAATATGTGTGTGAGGtcaaagtttattattttttttctatggtaaTACACAGTCCTAATAGTCCAGGTGTTTATGGATGAAATTCACTTCAACATAATGacaatgatgttaatttattattaaatgacaagaaaatatttattttattattgtgatgtGAACTAGTGTTATTGTGTTGTATGTGCAGCTGCGAATTTAAGTATTTGTAAGATAGATAAATAGGGAATACAATTACAATTTGGCATTAGATATTGTTTGACAACAATGAAAATAACAATAGactgtacattacatacaagtaTACTAATGAAATATATCTGTTGATATATTTTAGTGACTATGAGAACTGTTCCCCTTCTTCCAGATATTATTCATGATATTTATTACATATGAGTACACCTAtataatttcatgaattttaagTCATAACATGTTTTTGGTTTAATCTCTAAGAATGACAggtaattgaaaaatatcttcgggccatcatcatcattaacataataataataataaataaataaataaaagttatagGTTTGTCCAAAAACTATATCTTGAATTACAGAGGGGGGGGGCGTATTTTGTATTTCTAGagctaattaatttgatatatttatgtaTTTCTGAAAAATCTTAAGGTAAAATTTGAATTAGCAACTTTATCACTACATGTAATGCAAGATTCAAGTCGGGTAAACACGTGGAGCATTATGCTAGCTGCGGTTTCTTAATATTGGTGGAATTCATTGCTTGTAGAGATACAATTGAAGACCTATAACGATTCTTTTGTGTACTAGACTCCGGGAGGAAACTTCTAAGCCTGCCTGATGATCAGTGGTATCTATGTCTGCCACCTTCTTTAATCTTGCTGGCACTACTTATTTTACTTTTCGAGAAAGACTCATTATACCATAGGCATAGCCCGTAGCAGATCAGataataaactaaaagataGGAGAATTACTATGAAGGTGgtgttttctattattattattattattatttacatattATTAACCATCTGTATTTCAACCATGTATTTTTGTGACCAAATATTATCATTGCAACAACcataaataaactatatatatagctaTAACCACAGTTACAATCCAAACTCTAAGCCGACACGCACCTTGAATGAAGTTCCCTAATTTGGCATGAGGATCCTTGGAAGATTGTCATTGAACTGCTGCTATATACATCCTTGGAAGATTATCAAAGAGTCTTGTATTTTTTGATGCTTCTGTTGATGTAAATAGTCCCTGACAAATGACATCATccatatatatttatactaGCGAGGTAAAAAAGAATCATACGCCCCCTTTATGAAAAAAGGAACAGTACATGACATGCTCATGGTTAATTCGGTCTTGGCGTGCAATGATGAACATTGATGACTAAGTAGTCATGATGTATGTGTATCATGATCAACATCCAAGCACACAGTCAGCATACCTATGTTAGGTAAACATATCTCCAGCTACATACGAACACTAacttggtgtgtgtgtgtatatatatatattagggttCTCTCCTCTTCTTTCCCTTCTTTGTAATTGAGTCATTTGCAGATCTTGATCATTAATTATATAAGCAGCCATGAGTAGAGGTGGGAGCTACGGCGGCGGGCAGAGCTCTTTGGGTTACCTTTTTGGTTCTGATGAGCAACCAAGTGCACCTCCGCCTTTGCGCCCGGTTAACCTACCACCATATGGGGTTGACATTACCGTAGAGAAGCCACCGGATAGTGGTTCGGCTGAGAAGAAGCAGGTCTCCAACAATTATCACAGAGCTCAAGGCCAGAATACAGGAAACTTTATTACTGTGAGTTGTCCTCCTCATGTAGGGACATACATACACTAGGTATTTTTATCTGCCACATATGTATGATAATTCACctccttcatgatttttttcaggaTCGTCCATCTACAAAAGTCAAATCAGTGCCAGGAGGGGATTCATCTCTGGGGTACCTGTTTGGAGATAAGTGATGTTTCTTTCTCCAAACTTTGTCTACCTTTAATATTGTGTGGATTTCAAATTCATTACCATGTAAAATAAGGGATTAAGTTCCCGTTGCTGTTAAATTCGAAGAGTGTTGTACTAGCATATGGTGTGTGATTTTCATGTAGATATGACTGAAAATTAGTCAGTTTATGTATTATAAGCACGTAATTTGTATGGTTTATCATCTATATATACTAAGTGAAGCACGATTCCTATTACTATGATATTAATTTGTCCTCATATGATTTTGTTGTTCAATGATGAGGTTTGAAGCATGGCCAAATTTGGAAACAAAAAAAGGGACCCTTCTCATTTTAGCATACCATGTTGTGGTCTAAACCATTTGCAGTTGAGCTTTGTAAAATCTTCACCTTTTCTCATCCCTTTCTCCATTAATTGTTAGCTAAAGACTTGTGATTTCAGTGATCTCTAAAGATTTCTTCTATGGATCTTGTCATGATGCATTACGACATTCCTTGCTTTCCTTCTATGGAAGAAAAATGTTCATAACTGCATGTAAATCTCAAAATAGTTGAGAAAGTGTCTGTGGGTTTTTTCCTCGGTGGTGGTATTTGCTATTTATACTACCATGAACAGGCACTTTTTCCTCATGATATCTTCGgtagaaaataatgaaatataagTGAAAGGAGTTGAAACCTCATTTTCTTCTTGTATTACAATTGTATTGCATTAACTCGTAACAAAGCTTGAGATTCTCAGTCAAGTTACAATTACTTGGGTTTAATTatctctttctaaaaaaaatattactgtgGTTATTTTTACATTGATCTCTTCATTACACTCTTTCTACCACTTTGGATGACTGAAGAGCCCTAGTCCTCTTTCTATTCCTACATTCTTTCAAGAGATTAAAAATTTGTGAtgtttatattatttgtaagtatttatctcttctatactttcaattttgtttctatCCGAGTgcaaaaaactaaataaataaagtatatacTCCAGTTTGCTCTCTGTCACTGAAAAGATGATTCAGCTTTATTTGGAATATTTGAGGCTGTTATATTTTCCACCATCAATATCAAAAAGTAGTATCAATCTTTATATGGAGAAGAtgcttgattttaaaattttcccaATTTCTCTTCTCTAAATTCATTATAAGATGGTAGCTTATGGTCAGCTGATGACTAGGATAATTTtccacaaaaaaacataaaattggaTGAACAAGTTCGAACTAATTAAGACTCGGTATGCATCTATGGAAAGCCAAATGAGCAAAAAATAGGGCTGGAAATGAAAATCTTATGGTATAGTCCAACATGTTCAGCACATTAATAAAAGCTTGGTCAATGGTCTCttatatattaattgttttctcCCATACTTGTGTcggaaaagaaaactaaaaatttatacaaGCGGCAGCCAAATGATTGAAAATCTTAAACTTTTTGTGATAAGAATCAGTTTTATTACAATAATACACAAATCAAGATATATCAAGTTGTGGTACTGACTTTCATGCATCTTTTGGCAGTAAGATATTAGAAGCACTTGTACAGGTGCTGCAAGTTTTCATGAAAGTGGTCGCTGCTGTTTAAACTTCTTAAAGAAAAGCTATTAGTGCTCTATATAGCATTAGAGTATTCATTCAAAAATGGAAGCATATGAATATCCTTGAATTTATTAGAGTATACAGTTTGTGGCCAACACATGCATGCAGCATAAAATTGTTTCTCACCGGAGAAACTTTCACTCATAAAGCAATACGGATTAAGGTTTTTGACTGGGATTTTGAGTCTGTAATAGAGTACTATCGGGTTAATGTTGAGAAGTTACCAGCTAGATTCCTAGAGTTTCACTTTAGTAAGATTATGTTAACACAGTAAGtgcttgtttgattttattgatacTTTTGTACTTGATAGAAGAAATAGATCACAAAATTAAAAGCTTCCAAGCTCTTTCATGCCTTAATCTTTAATATAGTTTCTTAATTCATCAAAGACTGGTTTtcttgtgttcttttttttttctttcttggaatTTACTGCTAGCTTGTACTCTCGAACTAGTTTTTGTTTATAGAGAGATTGCTATGatcatatgtgtgtgtgtgtgtgtatcatgTGCCGGAACTAGGAATTCATGAGAATAATATTTAGATAAGATTTGAACCTGATAATTAAGAAAGAGAGCCAACCTCCTCAAGCAATCCTCACAAGTTAATTAGTTTTGTAGCCTGTATTCCAATGTAGCTAGCAGCATTCATTAGATGGAATTAAAACCTATagttttaagaatataaattgaattgTCTACAATTATACTTGTCTTGATCAATTAGTGTCTATTTGAGAATCACCAATTTAATTGTGAATGCGACTGTAACTTTTAAGtacttgataatattttaaaagataatatcACACAcccttttatatatgttttatttaaagttacaatttgtaaccttttttttttcaaaaaaagaaaagaaaaaaccaaaacgtCATTTATATTGAGTTAACAAAAAGGTAGGGCTTCAATTACCAGCTTCACTGCTCGATGAAATGATATGGCTCAGA from the Populus nigra chromosome 1, ddPopNigr1.1, whole genome shotgun sequence genome contains:
- the LOC133700238 gene encoding protein SPIRAL1-like 5, giving the protein MSRGGSYGGGQSSLGYLFGSDEQPSAPPPLRPVNLPPYGVDITVEKPPDSGSAEKKQVSNNYHRAQGQNTGNFITDRPSTKVKSVPGGDSSLGYLFGDK